In a genomic window of Caloenas nicobarica isolate bCalNic1 chromosome 1, bCalNic1.hap1, whole genome shotgun sequence:
- the LOC135987199 gene encoding basic proline-rich protein-like, whose product MFPAGWTRNKRGDVNRPAGLPVLVPAARGAPRVSITARPRTPGTRSPAGAARPGRTTPRPPGLPSPLGAGPPGAARLPARRRPDARLPRQRRSTVPRPRGRSVCHPPDARLPARGPCSRAGRGGGGRRSPPARRGPGSGAPQRRRHQVSGTASRRPGRSGAAPRLPELPPLSLPPSPFPIAARTEPKPGRKLPRWPQQWGEGGEAPPGPVRCAPRPDLTAPGAGPPRGRAACPGRGHGPRRSRRAATRAGGGEERSGTPPPASVRAPASRAAFTGGGRGLPDPGQAEAVCCHPPPARGGLRTRPAPAGKPPGRGAEEPAPQRGAGARAARPRGGCQRRRGATRVQGPAWPSFACR is encoded by the exons ATGTTCCCGGCGGGCTGGACG agaaacaaaagggGAGATGTGAACCGTCCCGCAGGGCTGCCCGTCCTTGTCCCAGCTGCCAGGGGAGCCCCCCGGGTCTCCATCACCGCCCGCCCTCGCACGCCGGGCACCCGCAGCCCAGccggcgccgcccggcccgggcgCACCACCCCGCGCCCACCGGGGCTCCCCTCACCCCTcggcgcggggccgcccggggctgcccgcCTCCCCGCTCGCCGCCGCCCCGACGCCCGCCTGCCACGGCAACGGCGAAGCACCGTCCCTCGGCCCCGGGGCCGGAGCGTGTGCCATCCCCCCGACGCCCGCTTGCCTGCCAGGGGACCGTGTTcccgcgcggggcggggcggaggcgGCCGGCGCTCACCTCCCGCCCGGCGGGGCCCCGGCTCGGGCGCTCCCCAGCGCCGGCGGCACCAGGTGAGCGGCACCGCCTCCCGCCGTCCCGGAAGGAGCGGCGCGGCCCCGAGGCTTCCCGAGCtcccccctctctccctccctccctcccctttccccatcGCGGCGCGGACAGAGCCGAAGCCAGGGCGGAAACTGCCGAGATGGCCTCAACAATGGGGTGAGGGCGGGGaggccccgcccggcccggtgCGCTGCGCGCCGCGACCTGACCTGACCGCGCCGGGTGCCggcccgccgcggggccgcgccgcctgCCCGGGAAGGGGACACGGACCCCGGCGCTCTCGACGAGCGGCAAcgcgggcgggagggggcgaGGAGCGGAGCGGGACGCCGCCGCCCGCCTCAGTCCGCGCTCCCGCCTCACGGGCGGCTTTCacgggcggcgggcgcgggctGCCGGATCCCGGGCAGGCGGAGGCGGTCTGCTGTcacccccccccggcccgcggGGGGCTCCGAACCCGCCCCGCACCTGCCGGAAAGCCTCCGGGGAGGGGAGCCGAGGAGCCGGCGCCTCAGCGCGGGGCAGGTGCCcgggctgcccggccccgcggcggctgTCAGCGGCGGCGAGGCGCCACGCGTGTGCAGGGCCCGGCTTGGCCAAGCTTCGCCTGTCGTTAG